A stretch of DNA from Candidatus Bathyarchaeota archaeon:
AACGTCGGGAATGTTGGTTTGCATGAAACGGTCAACAATTATTCCTTTTTGAATTTCCACTTTTGAATCTTCAACAAGTTCTATTCGTGGATTAACCCCAACAGCAAGAACAACTAAATCACAAGAAATTATTGTGTCATCTTGAAGAAGTACCCCACCCACTTCGTTGGGGTTTCCTTGTTTTCCGAGAATTTGCTTTACTGTTTGACTAAGAATCAGCTTTGTTCCGGTGGCTTTTATCACTGTTTCAGCAAGTTCAGAAGCTTTTTCATCCAAAACAACATGAATCAGTCTGTCATTTAATTCGATTAAGGTTATTTTTATTCCACGTTTCACCAAGGCATCAGCTACGCTTACTCCAATAAGACCTCCACCAAGAACCACAGCAGATTTTGCGTGCTGCAGTTTAGAGGTTATGCCTTCTGCGCTAGCAAGTTCAGTGAAAGTGAAAACCCCCTCCTTTGTTACTCCATCCATTTGGGGAACAACTGGTCGACCCCCAGTGGCAAGTAGCAGTTTTTCATATTCTAGTTTTTGTCCGTCATCAAGTTTCACGATTTTTTTGTCAAAATCAATGTTCAGTGCAGTTTTTCCCGTGTATGCGTGGACGTTGTGTTTCTTCCAGAACTGTTCACTACGGTATTTCATAGTAGCAAGAGTCGCTTCTTGACTGACAAATTCGGAAATCATTGGACGGGAATACTGAGGAAAAACCTCTTCGGAAATTAGTGCTATCGTACCAGTTGGATCAACTTCACGTATTGCTTCAACGGCTCCAACACCTCCTGCAGAGCCCCCAATAATCAAGTATTTCACCATTTTATTCTTCCACCGTTTCACACAATAACGCATCGTTGGGGCAGTTAGTCACACATGCAGGAACATCTAGGTTTGGGCAAAGGTCACATTTTGCAATTATTTTTCCTGAAGAATCAGGCTTTACCGCACCATATGGACAAACCATAATACAGGTCCAACAGCCCATGCATTTTTCAGGGTCATGAATTACTAGACCAGTTTTTTTGTCAAGAGTCATTGCCCCAGCAAGACAAGCATACACACACGGGGTGTCTTTACAGTGCTGGCACCGGATTGACATTGAAACTGGTTTGTTAGTTTCGATACGAATTCTGCTGACTGGTTTAGGGTCTTCTTTTAGGTAGGCTTTGATGGCGTCTTTGCTTTTTGAGTGTTCTAAAGTACAGTAAACTTGGCATATTCCGCAGCCTATGCATGCATCTTCTTTGACGGATATTCTTTTCATGTTATTTTTCCTCTCTCCATTACTTCACTTGTTGGCATACGGCAACCTATTGCCGATTACTCAAACATACACCAGTTTATAAATATTGCTAAACGGATATTCAGATTATATGACATGCTACTTTAGACACTTGAACGCTCTTTTCGAAAAAGCAGAAATACAAGTCACAAAAGAAAACAAAAAAGACATCGACAAAACAATCCACAGCATAGTTGGAGTCCAATACAAGAATTGCTCTGAAACATGGAAAGAAGTAAAAAAGAAAATTGCTGAAAACAAAGAAAACTTCGTAAACAAACTCAAAAAAGAACTAGCAAGAACCTAACAAACAATCCACACAAAACAACCTTTATTCGCATTTCATTGTCGATAATACAACGAAATACGAGAACCACATCGCTTGCAGCGAAGGCCATTGTCACCCAGGTTTTCTATTCGATAGGGCGTGTGTCGACCACATTGTGGACATTTTGCGAATCTAAGTTGTTTTTTGTCTTTTGACGTTATGGCAGTATGCAAGGCGTCAAAGATGTTAATTCTTTGAATTGATGAGGAGGTCATAGGGAAATCACATCGTTTACTTTCAGTTGGTTGTCAATTGTTGGGCAGTTAAGACGCAAACGGTTCATCCCGAATTCGTTGAGTCTGTTGCATATTTGGTAAAGGGATTGTTCCACACCGTTTAACAAACTGTCCCCTTCAGGGGTTAAAGAATATACTTTTCGTGGACGGTCATGGGTTAGGTCCCATTCGCTTTTGATGGTCCCTTTCTTTTCAAGTTCACCCAGCAGAGGGTAGATGGTACTGGGACCAAAGTAAACTCCAAAGTTTTTGCGTATGTTTGTTATTACTCCATATCCGTGGAGGGATTTATCCTTTAATAACCCTAGGACAACTAGGTCAAGCATTCCTCTTACGAGCTTGATTTCAGCTTTTCTAATTTCTTGTTTGTTCATTTTTTTCCATCTTCCTTGTGTAGTTATGTGTTACAGTTATACAATATGTCATTATCCAGACATATTCTTACTTTCATAACAGGTCAAACATCGATTTAAGGATGGGTGTGACGACAAACAATATCAAAGCATATCACGCCAGCAACTTCAACAGCAAAAATAACTTCAAAATCGCAACTAAATTTCATAAATAACTAAAAATAGAATATATAATGCATAAAAAAATGAGGGAAAACTGAAGTATTAGTCAATATTTAAACTGTAGAACAGAAGTACCAAAAACTACAAAAACAGCGTACAAAAGCACAAGAAAACGCTGGAACAGGCAAATAAAACCAAAATAACCAAAGAAACCAAAGATACAACAATACACAACCAACCAATGACTGATCAGCAAAGAAAAAATGGGAAAAACAGAAAAAAAGAGCTGAAAATAGAAGTTAATCATATTTAAATTCTTTTTCTAGTTCTTTCAAGAGTTTCTTTTGTTTTTTCGATAGCTTCTGGGGAGTATTGATGACAACATTTACGAACTGGTCTCCACTTCCCCAACCCCGCAAATGAGGAACACCTTTGCCTTTCAAACGGAAAACTGTTCCACTTTGGGTTCCATCTGGAATCTTCAGTTTAGCTTCGCCATTTAATGTGGGCACCATAATTTTGGTCCCCAAGGCAGCTTGAGGAAAACTAATTTGGGTTTCATACAAAATGTCATCACCCCTGCGTACAAACAGGTTATGAGGTTTAATGTGTACAAGCACATACAAGTCTCCCCGAGGACCGCCTTTAATTCCAGGCTTGCCTTCGCCATTTATGCGCAGGCTGTATCCATCTTCAAATCCAGCGGGAATCTTTACTTTAATTTTGTGCCGTGCAGGCTTAGCGCCAGAACCCCTGCAACTTTGACATATACTATCTGAAGGAACGCCTCTTCCATTACATGACCTACAAGGATGAACTTGAGTAAAGTACATACCCCCCAAATTTCGAGCAGAACGCACCTGACCAGTTCCTTGGCATTCAGGACATCGGCTAGTTTTTGCATCAGGCTTAATTCCACTGCCGCTACAAACGTCACAGGAGTCAAAACCGTCGAATTCAATTTCTTTTTCAACCCCAGAAGCAGCTTCTTCCAGAGTGATCACCACTGGATGACGCAAATCCTGACCTTTTTGTGGACCCCCCCGTCGACCGCCTCCGCCTCCACCAAAGAACATGTCAAAAATGGAGCCAAACCCACCGAAACCGATGTCTCTGAAAACTGAGTTAAAATCGGTGTTTCGGTAAATGTCTTCCCAGTTGTATTTCCCGTTGATTCCAGCATGACCATACTGGTCGTACTGGCTACGTTTTTCGTCGTCAGAAAGAACAGCATAGGCTTCAGATATTTCTTTGAATTTTTCTTCAGCGCCTCCGTCTTTGTTTCGGTCAGGGTGGTATTGCATAGCTAATTTTCGGTATGCTTTTTTTATCTCGGGTTTTAGAGCATCTTTTGACACTCCAAGAACTTCATAGTAGTCGCGTTTGTCAGTCACTGGATATCAGCCTAAGCCGTAACAACAGGGTGATTATTCTTTGTTGTCCTTTACTTCTTCATATTCTGCATCTACAACGTTTTCTTTGGGACCTTCAGCGTTCGGTTGTCCTTGTTGCCCTTGCGCTCCTTGAGCCTGTTGGGCTGCTTGCTGTGCAGCCGCGGCTTGCTGGTAAACTACAGTAGCTACTTCTTGCAAGATTTTGGTTAAAGCTTCAGATTTTTCTTTGATTTTTTCAATGTCTTTGCTACTATGAACTTCTCGTAATTCAGCTGCGGCTTTATCGATTTTTTCGATTTGATCTTTTGCAAGTTTGTCCCCTAGGTCAGATTTGGTTTTTTCTACAGTATAGAGCAACGAGTCAGCTTCGTTGAGGACTTCGATTTCTTTTTTGCGTTTTTCGTCTTCTTCGGCGAATTGTTCAGCTTCTTTCATCATACGTTCTTTTTCTGTGTCAGAAAGTTTTGTTGAAGCAGTTATGGTAATTTTTTGTTCCTTGCTTGTGGCTAAATCTTTGGCTGAAACATTCAGGATACCGTCAGCGT
This window harbors:
- a CDS encoding PadR family transcriptional regulator, with the protein product MNKQEIRKAEIKLVRGMLDLVVLGLLKDKSLHGYGVITNIRKNFGVYFGPSTIYPLLGELEKKGTIKSEWDLTHDRPRKVYSLTPEGDSLLNGVEQSLYQICNRLNEFGMNRLRLNCPTIDNQLKVNDVISL
- the dnaJ gene encoding molecular chaperone DnaJ; amino-acid sequence: MTDKRDYYEVLGVSKDALKPEIKKAYRKLAMQYHPDRNKDGGAEEKFKEISEAYAVLSDDEKRSQYDQYGHAGINGKYNWEDIYRNTDFNSVFRDIGFGGFGSIFDMFFGGGGGGRRGGPQKGQDLRHPVVITLEEAASGVEKEIEFDGFDSCDVCSGSGIKPDAKTSRCPECQGTGQVRSARNLGGMYFTQVHPCRSCNGRGVPSDSICQSCRGSGAKPARHKIKVKIPAGFEDGYSLRINGEGKPGIKGGPRGDLYVLVHIKPHNLFVRRGDDILYETQISFPQAALGTKIMVPTLNGEAKLKIPDGTQSGTVFRLKGKGVPHLRGWGSGDQFVNVVINTPQKLSKKQKKLLKELEKEFKYD
- a CDS encoding NAD(P)/FAD-dependent oxidoreductase, whose protein sequence is MVKYLIIGGSAGGVGAVEAIREVDPTGTIALISEEVFPQYSRPMISEFVSQEATLATMKYRSEQFWKKHNVHAYTGKTALNIDFDKKIVKLDDGQKLEYEKLLLATGGRPVVPQMDGVTKEGVFTFTELASAEGITSKLQHAKSAVVLGGGLIGVSVADALVKRGIKITLIELNDRLIHVVLDEKASELAETVIKATGTKLILSQTVKQILGKQGNPNEVGGVLLQDDTIISCDLVVLAVGVNPRIELVEDSKVEIQKGIIVDRFMQTNIPDVYACGDATEAHDFLVKENRRLPLWPLAHVGGRVAGYNMAGQTTEYEGGTVMSSMNYFRLPIISVGKINPEDSSEYEILVDVQPEKPVYRKIVLKDDVIVGFIFLGEVEKAGILFRLIKNQVNVAEVKEKLLSKDFGIISLPETVRKEMFVVH
- a CDS encoding 4Fe-4S dicluster domain-containing protein, coding for MKRISVKEDACIGCGICQVYCTLEHSKSKDAIKAYLKEDPKPVSRIRIETNKPVSMSIRCQHCKDTPCVYACLAGAMTLDKKTGLVIHDPEKCMGCWTCIMVCPYGAVKPDSSGKIIAKCDLCPNLDVPACVTNCPNDALLCETVEE